One stretch of Pedobacter riviphilus DNA includes these proteins:
- a CDS encoding BlaI/MecI/CopY family transcriptional regulator yields MEKLTLQEEEAMLAVWQIGKGFIKDFMDVLPDPKPPYTTLASTIKNLERKGYLMSERFANANRYSAKVKEVEYKKRFMSGFVNNYFQSSYKELVAFFAKDKKISAEELKEIISLIENPEK; encoded by the coding sequence ATGGAAAAATTAACATTACAGGAAGAGGAAGCCATGCTGGCTGTTTGGCAGATAGGTAAGGGCTTTATCAAAGATTTTATGGATGTACTTCCCGATCCGAAACCACCATATACTACACTGGCATCAACCATCAAGAATTTAGAACGTAAGGGCTACCTGATGAGCGAACGTTTTGCCAATGCCAACCGCTATAGTGCAAAAGTGAAAGAGGTAGAATATAAAAAGCGCTTTATGAGTGGTTTTGTGAATAATTATTTCCAAAGTTCTTATAAAGAACTGGTTGCTTTTTTTGCTAAGGATAAAAAAATCAGCGCGGAGGAACTTAAAGAGATTATAAGTTTAATAGAGAACCCTGAAAAGTAA
- a CDS encoding RNA polymerase sigma factor: protein MEQKDKLFKEIFDSNSKKIFHLCYGYTGDTDAANDLLQETFLKVWQNLDKFRNKSLISTWIYRIAVNTCLTYLRSEKRQAKDELTDNIIENKVEEFSEKNEQVALLYKCISKLEENDRLIITMVLDELPYHEIADISGISEGNLRVKIHRIKQKLTELYSQYASV from the coding sequence ATGGAACAAAAAGACAAGTTATTTAAAGAGATCTTCGATTCAAATTCCAAAAAGATATTCCATTTATGTTATGGTTATACTGGCGATACCGACGCTGCAAATGATCTTTTACAAGAAACTTTTTTAAAGGTTTGGCAAAATCTGGATAAGTTCAGGAACAAATCTTTAATTTCTACCTGGATTTATAGAATTGCAGTAAACACCTGTTTAACCTATTTGAGATCAGAAAAAAGACAGGCAAAAGATGAATTAACCGATAACATTATAGAAAATAAGGTAGAAGAGTTTTCAGAGAAAAATGAACAGGTTGCTCTACTCTATAAATGTATATCGAAGCTCGAAGAGAATGACCGTTTGATTATTACGATGGTACTTGATGAGTTACCATACCACGAAATTGCCGATATATCAGGAATAAGCGAGGGCAATTTAAGGGTAAAAATTCACCGAATTAAACAAAAATTAACAGAATTATATAGCCAGTATGCAAGCGTTTGA
- a CDS encoding DUF922 domain-containing protein — protein MKKLIIPILLLLTLPFSFAFKQDLTQPVQLNWEMHFKGKADMRSPFFALTAMTWKYSYESTVYRNRVVIKLKNDVSIDKTRSWVKWDKIKDPEIRASLLHHEQGHADIQYILLLEAERVLKNRNYAVNNYKAQISELANQISSYFDTMQRNYDEETEHGSNHKMQARWDQIIQDKIEESRTAMAELQK, from the coding sequence TTGAAAAAACTGATTATACCGATATTATTACTATTGACCCTACCCTTTTCATTTGCCTTTAAACAAGATTTAACCCAACCGGTTCAGCTGAATTGGGAAATGCACTTTAAAGGTAAAGCTGATATGCGCTCGCCCTTTTTTGCTTTAACTGCCATGACCTGGAAGTATAGTTACGAAAGTACCGTTTACCGTAACCGTGTTGTTATTAAGCTTAAAAATGATGTGAGTATAGATAAAACCAGATCGTGGGTAAAGTGGGATAAAATTAAAGACCCCGAAATTAGGGCCAGTCTTTTACATCACGAACAGGGGCATGCCGATATTCAATATATTTTACTTTTAGAAGCCGAAAGGGTGTTGAAGAACAGAAACTACGCTGTAAATAACTATAAAGCTCAAATATCTGAGCTCGCCAATCAGATCAGTAGTTATTTTGATACTATGCAACGTAATTATGATGAAGAAACCGAGCATGGCAGTAATCATAAAATGCAGGCCCGATGGGATCAGATTATCCAGGATAAGATTGAAGAATCGAGGACTGCTATGGCCGAATTACAAAAATAG
- a CDS encoding diacylglycerol kinase family protein — MNNQKFSIIDRIKSFKFAFNGLKLFFVNDHNGRVHLFAAIVAIGLSFYLKISDLEWIAILSVISAVFVAEILNSAIEKLADVVSPAHHPKIKVVKDLAAAAVLVAAFLAVTVGLIVFIPKLFL; from the coding sequence ATGAACAACCAAAAATTTTCAATTATCGATCGCATTAAAAGCTTTAAATTTGCTTTTAACGGGCTAAAACTGTTTTTTGTTAACGATCATAATGGAAGAGTTCATTTGTTTGCAGCCATTGTTGCCATTGGCCTATCTTTTTACCTCAAGATCTCCGATTTGGAGTGGATTGCTATTCTATCTGTTATTTCTGCTGTTTTTGTAGCCGAAATATTAAACTCTGCTATTGAAAAACTGGCTGATGTAGTTTCACCGGCACATCATCCCAAAATTAAAGTGGTAAAAGATTTGGCTGCTGCTGCGGTTTTGGTGGCTGCGTTCCTGGCGGTAACGGTTGGTTTAATTGTCTTTATTCCAAAACTATTTTTGTAA
- a CDS encoding beta-N-acetylhexosaminidase, with product MNKALSIFIGVLISTSAFAQGDPNLGIIPAPVAITRANGNFILDKTTVLVNQSIDGAKMTDLLNAFIVTKAGFALRETKITQPNQKAIVLTSVGADQLPAEGYTIKVTPKQIVLTGKGAGLFYAVQSAMQMMPDKVADKITIPAVDINDYPRFAYRGTMLDVGRHFFPISFIKKYIDQLAYYKINTFHWHLTDDQGWRLEIKKYPKLIEIGSSRNGTIIGNYPGNGNYLTPVKGYYTQEEAKDIVKYAAAKYITVIPEIELPGHASAAIASYPELSCFPDRDTFISDKTPWAGSRKGKQVQQTWGVFDDIFVPSANTFTFLENVLDEVIAIFPSKYIHIGGDEAPKTYWKESTFCQNLMKEKGLKDEHELQSYFIQTIEKHVNAKGRSIIGWDEILEGGLAPNATVMSWRGEDGGIAAAQQKHDVIMTPGSMGLYIDHKQSNSPDEPVTIGGFAPYQKIYAYDPIPKVLTADERKYIKGVQANMWSEYIKTTAKAENHAFPRLLALAEIAWSPVERKDLKNFSEQRLPVHLARLDKMNVNFWVPTPIGQSDKPLTGGEFTIDLKAPVTGAKIYYSIDLSRPSENAFLYTSPFKITVPQGEKRVLKTVVIAPSGRRSVVAETVLNNGAPEVKADAKK from the coding sequence ATGAACAAAGCATTATCGATTTTTATTGGAGTATTAATCAGCACGAGTGCATTTGCGCAGGGTGATCCTAATCTGGGTATCATACCTGCACCTGTAGCCATTACCAGGGCAAACGGAAATTTCATTTTAGATAAAACCACAGTTTTAGTAAATCAAAGCATCGACGGCGCAAAGATGACCGATTTATTAAACGCTTTTATCGTTACCAAGGCAGGTTTTGCCTTACGTGAAACTAAAATTACCCAACCTAACCAAAAAGCAATTGTTTTAACATCAGTTGGTGCAGATCAATTGCCTGCAGAAGGTTATACCATTAAAGTTACCCCGAAACAAATTGTTTTAACCGGAAAAGGTGCAGGTCTGTTTTATGCCGTTCAATCGGCAATGCAAATGATGCCTGATAAAGTTGCTGATAAAATTACTATCCCGGCCGTTGATATTAACGATTATCCGCGTTTTGCTTACAGGGGAACGATGTTGGATGTAGGCCGTCATTTCTTCCCGATTTCTTTTATCAAAAAATACATCGATCAGCTGGCTTATTATAAAATTAATACTTTCCATTGGCATTTAACTGATGATCAGGGCTGGAGATTGGAGATTAAAAAATATCCAAAACTAATTGAAATCGGTTCTTCCCGTAATGGGACAATTATTGGCAATTATCCAGGCAATGGTAATTATCTTACACCGGTTAAAGGTTATTATACACAAGAAGAAGCCAAAGACATTGTTAAATATGCCGCTGCTAAATACATTACGGTAATACCCGAAATCGAATTGCCAGGCCACGCTTCTGCAGCAATTGCCTCGTATCCAGAGTTAAGCTGTTTCCCTGACCGTGATACCTTTATCAGCGATAAAACACCATGGGCGGGTAGCAGGAAAGGTAAACAGGTACAACAAACCTGGGGTGTTTTTGATGATATTTTTGTACCATCAGCAAATACTTTTACTTTCTTAGAAAATGTGTTAGATGAAGTGATTGCTATTTTTCCTTCTAAATACATTCATATTGGTGGCGATGAAGCACCTAAAACCTATTGGAAGGAATCTACCTTTTGCCAAAACCTGATGAAAGAGAAAGGTTTGAAAGATGAGCATGAATTGCAGAGTTATTTCATCCAGACCATAGAAAAACATGTTAATGCAAAAGGACGATCGATTATAGGCTGGGATGAGATTTTGGAAGGTGGTTTGGCCCCAAATGCAACAGTAATGAGTTGGAGGGGTGAAGATGGTGGAATCGCTGCTGCACAACAAAAACACGATGTAATTATGACGCCAGGTTCTATGGGCTTATATATCGACCATAAACAGTCTAATTCTCCTGATGAGCCGGTAACCATTGGTGGATTCGCTCCTTATCAAAAGATTTATGCTTACGATCCGATTCCGAAAGTATTAACCGCTGATGAGCGAAAATACATTAAAGGTGTACAGGCAAATATGTGGTCTGAATATATTAAAACCACAGCAAAAGCGGAAAACCACGCATTCCCACGTTTATTGGCCTTAGCCGAAATCGCATGGTCGCCGGTTGAGCGTAAAGATTTGAAAAACTTTTCTGAGCAACGTTTACCTGTACATTTGGCCCGTTTAGATAAAATGAATGTTAATTTCTGGGTACCTACACCAATTGGGCAGAGCGATAAACCTTTAACTGGAGGAGAATTTACAATTGATTTAAAAGCACCTGTTACCGGAGCAAAAATTTATTATTCTATTGATTTGTCACGTCCGTCGGAAAATGCATTTTTGTACACCTCGCCATTTAAAATTACCGTACCGCAAGGCGAAAAAAGAGTATTAAAAACAGTTGTTATTGCACCAAGTGGTAGAAGAAGCGTAGTCGCAGAAACCGTTTTAAATAACGGAGCACCCGAAGTTAAAGCAGATGCAAAGAAATAA
- the trxB gene encoding thioredoxin-disulfide reductase — translation MSQENEHVQCLIIGSGPAGYTAAIYAARADLKPIMYTGMQAGGQLTQTTDVENFPGYPQGIMGPEMMEDFRKQAERFGTDIRFGYVSSVDFSSAPHKVVVDEIKTITADTVIIATGATAKWLGLPSEQQYNGFGVSACAVCDGFFFKGQDVAIVGAGDTAAEEATYLAKLCKTVHLLVRRDEFRASKAMVSRVLATPNIVVHYNTETQEILGNGKNVTAVKVLNNKTGVESDIAVEGFFVAIGHKPNTDIFKGQLDMDETGYLATKPGSTLTNIEGVFACGDVQDMYYRQAVTAAGSGCMAALDAERYLGAKEHPVEA, via the coding sequence ATGTCACAAGAAAACGAACACGTTCAGTGTTTAATTATAGGTTCAGGTCCTGCGGGTTATACTGCTGCAATTTACGCAGCCAGAGCTGATTTAAAACCAATTATGTATACCGGCATGCAAGCCGGAGGGCAGCTTACGCAAACTACAGATGTAGAAAATTTTCCAGGTTACCCACAAGGAATTATGGGGCCAGAAATGATGGAAGATTTCCGTAAGCAGGCAGAGCGTTTTGGTACTGATATCCGTTTTGGTTATGTAAGTTCGGTAGATTTCTCTTCAGCACCACATAAAGTAGTGGTTGACGAAATTAAGACCATTACAGCTGATACCGTAATTATTGCCACTGGGGCTACTGCTAAATGGCTAGGATTGCCAAGTGAGCAACAATACAATGGTTTTGGTGTTTCGGCCTGTGCAGTGTGTGATGGTTTCTTCTTTAAAGGACAGGATGTAGCCATTGTAGGTGCTGGAGATACTGCAGCTGAAGAAGCAACTTATTTAGCCAAACTTTGTAAAACGGTGCACTTATTGGTACGTAGAGACGAGTTCAGAGCTTCTAAAGCGATGGTGAGCCGTGTATTGGCGACACCAAATATTGTGGTTCATTACAATACCGAAACACAAGAAATTTTAGGTAACGGTAAAAATGTAACCGCAGTTAAAGTTTTAAATAACAAAACTGGTGTTGAGTCTGATATCGCGGTAGAAGGTTTCTTCGTAGCTATCGGCCATAAGCCTAATACTGATATCTTTAAAGGCCAGTTAGATATGGATGAAACAGGTTATTTAGCTACTAAACCCGGTTCTACTTTAACCAATATTGAAGGCGTTTTTGCCTGTGGCGATGTGCAGGATATGTATTACCGTCAGGCAGTTACTGCTGCAGGTTCTGGATGTATGGCCGCACTTGATGCAGAAAGGTATTTGGGTGCTAAGGAACATCCTGTAGAGGCATAA
- a CDS encoding dipeptidase, with product MKNIYLFLGLVVLQINLFAQISKIHQDAIVVDTHGDILFNQIKSGVDIGKLQPKGNFDLVRARQGGLDVQFFSIWCDETGGYAVANREIDSLYSLIKRYPDKIKLVTSAKELEQVVKQQKLVALIGVEGGHMIENRLDYIDSLAKRGMAYLTLTWNNSTSWSSSAAEETSGKVKSGNAGLNNFGKEVVKRLNKLGVMVDLSHVGERTFYDAIKVSTKPVIVSHSCAYAINLVPRNLKDDQIKAVGKNDGVVCINFYSGFLDSTFNTKQKAFFAKYDSEFKTLSAKYGRSNAIDTLIYNHQVDADATRPPVSLLVKHINHVVKLIGIDHVGLGADFDGAESFPLGINSVADYPKITEELIKNGYSEQDIRKILGGNVIRLIRENKGE from the coding sequence ATGAAGAATATTTACCTTTTTCTTGGCCTAGTTGTTTTACAAATCAATCTTTTTGCCCAAATTTCTAAAATTCATCAAGATGCAATCGTTGTGGATACCCATGGAGATATACTCTTCAATCAGATTAAATCCGGTGTTGATATTGGTAAGCTTCAGCCAAAAGGAAATTTCGATTTAGTGAGGGCCAGACAAGGTGGTTTGGATGTTCAGTTTTTCTCCATTTGGTGCGATGAAACTGGTGGATATGCCGTGGCTAACCGTGAAATAGATTCGCTTTATAGTTTAATTAAACGCTATCCCGATAAAATTAAATTGGTAACAAGCGCTAAAGAATTAGAACAAGTGGTTAAGCAACAAAAACTGGTTGCATTGATTGGCGTAGAGGGTGGACATATGATCGAAAACCGGTTAGATTATATCGATAGCTTAGCAAAGCGGGGAATGGCCTATCTTACTTTAACCTGGAACAATAGTACATCATGGTCGAGTTCGGCAGCCGAAGAAACTTCGGGTAAAGTAAAATCTGGAAATGCAGGCTTAAATAATTTTGGAAAAGAGGTTGTAAAACGGTTGAATAAACTAGGTGTAATGGTCGATTTATCACACGTGGGTGAAAGAACATTTTATGATGCCATCAAAGTTTCAACCAAGCCTGTAATTGTTTCTCATAGCTGTGCTTATGCAATAAACCTCGTTCCGCGAAATTTAAAAGATGATCAGATTAAAGCTGTTGGCAAAAACGACGGGGTAGTCTGTATTAATTTCTACAGTGGTTTCTTAGATTCTACTTTTAATACTAAACAGAAAGCTTTCTTCGCAAAATATGATAGCGAGTTTAAAACATTGAGCGCCAAATATGGTAGGAGCAATGCAATAGATACATTAATTTATAACCACCAGGTTGATGCTGATGCTACACGTCCGCCAGTATCGCTGCTGGTTAAACACATCAATCATGTAGTAAAATTAATTGGCATTGATCATGTAGGCTTGGGTGCCGATTTTGATGGCGCCGAATCTTTCCCCCTGGGAATAAATAGTGTAGCCGATTACCCTAAAATTACAGAAGAACTTATTAAGAATGGTTACTCCGAACAAGATATCAGGAAAATTCTGGGAGGTAACGTAATTCGGTTGATTAGAGAAAATAAAGGGGAGTAA
- a CDS encoding acyl-CoA carboxylase subunit beta, whose amino-acid sequence MNIEFNKNEDVNKQLVYELKTRLKKIYLGGGEKNAAKQKEKGKLLARERIAYLIDKDSNFLEVGAFTADGMYAEQGGCPSAGVVCGIGYVSGRQCMIVANDATVKAGAWFPMTAKKNLRAQEIAMENRLPVIYLVDSAGVYLPMQDEIFPDKEHFGRMFRNNAIMSSEGIVQISAIMGACVAGGAYLPIMSDEAMIVDKTGSVFLAGSYLVKSAIGEDVDNETLGGATTHCEISGVTDYKHPNDQACLDSIRNIMSMLGSPQNAGFDRIKPAKPKEKEEELYGILPENRDKPYEIMDVINRLVDQSEFEEYKKGYGQSIVCGLARIDGWAVGIVANQRTVVKSKKGEMQFGGVIYSDSADKAARFIMNCNQKKIPLVFLQDVTGFMVGSRSEHGGIIKDGAKMVNAVANSVVPKFTIVLGNSYGAGNYAMCGKAYDPRLIYAWPTAKIAVMGGSQAAKTLLQIQEASLKAKGEVITPEKEAELLKEITDKYNSQTTPYYAASRLWVDGVIDPLETRKVISMGIEAANQSPITRKFNVGVIQT is encoded by the coding sequence ATGAATATCGAATTCAACAAAAACGAGGATGTAAATAAACAGCTGGTTTACGAACTTAAAACCAGACTCAAAAAAATATACTTGGGTGGTGGCGAAAAAAACGCTGCAAAACAAAAAGAAAAAGGCAAGCTGCTGGCCCGCGAGCGGATTGCTTATTTAATTGATAAAGATTCTAATTTTTTAGAGGTTGGGGCCTTTACTGCTGATGGAATGTACGCCGAGCAGGGCGGATGTCCTTCGGCCGGAGTGGTGTGCGGTATAGGTTATGTAAGCGGGAGGCAATGTATGATTGTAGCGAACGATGCCACCGTAAAAGCCGGAGCCTGGTTCCCCATGACCGCAAAAAAGAACCTCCGTGCACAAGAAATTGCCATGGAAAACCGCTTGCCGGTAATTTACCTGGTTGATAGTGCTGGCGTATATCTGCCTATGCAGGACGAGATTTTTCCAGATAAAGAACACTTTGGGAGAATGTTCCGTAATAATGCCATCATGTCGTCTGAAGGGATCGTGCAAATTTCTGCCATAATGGGTGCTTGTGTTGCAGGAGGTGCTTATTTGCCGATTATGAGCGATGAAGCAATGATTGTTGATAAAACCGGGTCTGTATTTTTAGCAGGTTCTTATTTGGTAAAATCGGCTATAGGGGAAGATGTTGATAATGAAACTTTAGGTGGTGCCACTACACATTGCGAAATTTCTGGTGTTACCGATTATAAGCATCCCAATGATCAGGCTTGTTTAGATAGTATCAGGAATATCATGAGTATGCTGGGTAGTCCTCAAAATGCAGGTTTCGATAGGATTAAACCTGCTAAACCTAAAGAAAAAGAAGAAGAATTATATGGTATTTTACCCGAAAACAGAGATAAACCTTACGAAATTATGGATGTCATTAACCGTTTGGTTGATCAATCTGAATTTGAAGAATACAAAAAGGGTTACGGACAAAGTATTGTTTGTGGTTTAGCACGTATTGATGGTTGGGCAGTTGGCATTGTGGCCAACCAGCGCACAGTGGTGAAATCGAAAAAAGGGGAGATGCAGTTTGGCGGTGTAATTTATTCTGATAGTGCCGATAAAGCTGCCCGTTTTATTATGAATTGTAACCAGAAGAAAATTCCATTGGTTTTTTTACAAGATGTTACCGGTTTTATGGTGGGCAGCCGATCAGAACATGGCGGTATTATTAAAGATGGTGCTAAAATGGTTAATGCTGTTGCTAATTCGGTGGTGCCAAAATTTACAATAGTATTGGGGAATTCTTATGGTGCAGGCAATTATGCAATGTGCGGTAAAGCCTACGATCCCAGGTTAATTTATGCCTGGCCAACAGCAAAGATTGCGGTAATGGGTGGCTCGCAGGCTGCAAAAACCCTGCTTCAAATTCAGGAGGCATCTTTAAAAGCCAAAGGCGAGGTAATTACACCAGAAAAAGAAGCTGAATTGTTAAAAGAAATTACTGATAAATATAATAGCCAAACCACACCTTATTATGCTGCATCGCGCCTTTGGGTAGATGGTGTTATCGATCCGTTGGAAACCAGGAAGGTGATTTCGATGGGTATTGAGGCCGCAAATCAATCGCCGATTACTAGGAAATTTAATGTTGGTGTGATACAGACTTAG
- a CDS encoding DUF2721 domain-containing protein has protein sequence MELTINIPALLFPAISLIMLAYTNRFLALASLVRSLKSKYEDGDKNAALHQQIENLRYRLRLIKNMQAFGVISFASCLFCMFFIYLEWNTIAEILFALSLIFFMISLILSLIEIQISTKALELELSSLEELDNPSIVSRFKKKFDKN, from the coding sequence ATGGAACTAACCATAAATATACCGGCATTATTATTTCCTGCCATTAGCTTAATTATGCTGGCTTATACCAACCGGTTTCTGGCACTGGCGAGTTTGGTGAGAAGTTTAAAGTCGAAATATGAAGATGGCGATAAAAATGCAGCACTTCATCAACAGATTGAAAACTTGCGTTACCGGTTAAGGTTAATTAAAAACATGCAGGCTTTTGGCGTAATCAGTTTCGCGAGCTGTCTTTTTTGTATGTTTTTTATTTACCTGGAATGGAATACGATTGCCGAAATTCTTTTCGCATTGAGTTTAATTTTCTTTATGATCTCCCTTATCCTCTCGTTGATTGAAATCCAGATCAGTACAAAAGCGCTGGAGCTGGAATTGAGCAGTTTAGAGGAACTCGATAATCCATCAATTGTAAGTAGGTTTAAAAAGAAATTTGATAAAAATTGA
- a CDS encoding DUF1801 domain-containing protein, which produces MQLSVNTPEEYLSSLPEERKAPVSKLRDTILENLPAGFEEQITYGMLGYIIPLTLYPAGYHCKPEQALPFINIGSQKNFIVMHHLGLYAFTDLLEWFQAEYPKHCKYKLDMGKGCVRFKKPDDIPYALIAELSRKITPAQWIEQYEKALKRQG; this is translated from the coding sequence ATGCAACTATCTGTTAATACACCAGAAGAATATTTAAGCAGCCTTCCCGAAGAAAGGAAAGCACCCGTTTCGAAATTGAGAGATACTATTTTAGAAAACCTGCCTGCTGGCTTCGAAGAACAGATTACCTATGGCATGCTGGGCTATATTATTCCTTTAACACTTTACCCTGCAGGTTATCACTGTAAACCAGAACAAGCTTTACCTTTTATCAATATTGGTTCGCAAAAGAATTTTATTGTTATGCACCATTTGGGTTTATATGCATTTACCGATTTATTGGAATGGTTTCAGGCTGAATATCCTAAACACTGTAAATACAAACTCGATATGGGAAAAGGTTGCGTCCGTTTTAAAAAGCCAGACGATATTCCGTATGCTTTAATTGCGGAGCTGTCCAGAAAAATTACACCTGCACAATGGATTGAACAATATGAAAAAGCATTAAAACGGCAAGGTTAA